In the Arthrobacter zhaoxinii genome, one interval contains:
- a CDS encoding HNH endonuclease signature motif containing protein, translating to MEELFRKDLSPTWGKDGPGIAFSLAASECAAILNVPQTTAQGMMVEAVRLCSTHTATLTGLEEGRFSYAHAQVVLDQCQSIPDAKLPGFEAELLGKAEGVTRAQFCAKARRLREQTYPETIPERHQTAFEKRKVVLERDEDGMSWLSAHLRAEHAQQIYTALCTSAGGEQADGDPRTADQLRADILSQLLMGGLGSSRENGASKAGRASDSDSRKEGSAGVLPRAEIMVLINAETLFGADEQPAELHGYGPISADAARRLARNAVHWTGLAQDPTTGEILGVGRRRKIPAGLARWLRARDGTCRFPGCRVSTAVTEIDHTTDWAKGGDTEHGNLEHLCRRHHRFKTLGFWKAAQPEPGVIEWTSPAGRVYRTEPFLELGPPDADLYQRGDPRRGRPKQQDSRQTEPGQEPAPPF from the coding sequence ATGGAGGAACTCTTCCGGAAGGACCTGTCACCCACATGGGGGAAGGACGGACCGGGGATCGCGTTCAGCCTCGCCGCCTCCGAATGCGCCGCGATCCTGAACGTTCCGCAGACCACCGCGCAGGGAATGATGGTCGAAGCGGTCAGGCTCTGCAGCACCCATACCGCCACCCTGACCGGACTGGAAGAAGGACGGTTCAGTTACGCGCACGCCCAGGTGGTCCTGGATCAGTGCCAGAGCATTCCCGACGCGAAGCTTCCCGGGTTTGAGGCGGAGCTGCTGGGCAAAGCCGAAGGCGTGACCCGGGCGCAGTTCTGTGCCAAAGCCCGCCGGCTGCGGGAGCAGACCTATCCCGAGACCATCCCCGAACGGCATCAGACGGCCTTCGAGAAACGGAAGGTGGTCCTGGAACGCGACGAGGACGGCATGTCCTGGCTCTCCGCCCATCTACGGGCCGAGCATGCCCAGCAGATCTACACGGCATTGTGTACGTCGGCTGGGGGTGAGCAGGCTGACGGGGATCCGAGGACAGCGGACCAGCTGCGTGCCGACATCCTGTCCCAGCTGCTCATGGGCGGGCTTGGTTCGTCCCGCGAAAACGGTGCCTCGAAGGCAGGTCGCGCGTCGGACAGCGATTCACGCAAAGAGGGTTCCGCAGGTGTTCTGCCGCGGGCGGAGATCATGGTGTTAATCAACGCGGAAACGTTGTTTGGTGCCGATGAGCAGCCTGCCGAACTGCACGGCTACGGGCCGATCAGCGCTGACGCAGCCCGCAGACTCGCACGCAACGCTGTGCATTGGACCGGGCTAGCCCAGGACCCAACCACCGGAGAGATCCTCGGGGTAGGCAGACGCCGGAAAATCCCCGCAGGACTGGCCCGCTGGTTAAGGGCCCGCGACGGAACCTGCCGGTTCCCCGGCTGCCGGGTCAGCACCGCGGTCACGGAGATCGACCACACCACCGATTGGGCGAAAGGCGGGGACACCGAACACGGAAACCTGGAACACCTCTGCCGCCGGCACCACCGGTTCAAAACCCTGGGCTTCTGGAAAGCCGCCCAACCTGAACCGGGGGTCATTGAGTGGACGTCCCCTGCCGGGCGGGTGTACCGGACCGAACCGTTCCTGGAACTGGGACCACCGGATGCGGACCTGTACCAACGCGGGGATCCCAGGCGAGGGCGTCCCAAGCAACAGGATTCACGGCAGACCGAACCTGGCCAGGAACCCGCACCGCCATTCTGA
- a CDS encoding VOC family protein: MRLHHVQVSIPADGEDSARRFYGEALGLTEVPKPPSLAGRGGCWFRAFDGEAVVAEIHLGIDSPFVPAKKAHPALVLDSAHALEELGTRLQAHGFEVSWTDRHTFEGYERFHCRDPFGNRVEILSPPAG, translated from the coding sequence ATGCGGTTGCACCACGTCCAGGTTTCAATACCTGCCGACGGCGAGGACTCGGCCCGGCGATTCTACGGCGAGGCGCTGGGGCTGACTGAGGTGCCCAAGCCGCCCTCGTTGGCCGGGCGTGGCGGCTGCTGGTTCCGGGCGTTCGACGGCGAGGCCGTGGTTGCCGAAATCCATCTGGGCATTGATTCGCCGTTTGTTCCTGCGAAGAAGGCGCATCCCGCACTCGTGCTGGACTCTGCCCACGCGCTGGAGGAGCTGGGCACCCGGCTGCAGGCGCACGGATTCGAGGTGTCCTGGACGGACCGGCACACTTTCGAGGGATATGAACGGTTCCATTGCAGGGATCCGTTCGGAAACCGGGTGGAGATTCTCTCTCCTCCGGCTGGTTGA
- a CDS encoding glycerophosphodiester phosphodiesterase, which produces MADKTGPTALLIPLVVGHRGNSGSAPENTAAAFIEARAAGADMVETDVRLTADGELFLFHDNTGLRTTNVAEVYPLRAKDPITSFTAGELRRLDAGGHVAGQYAGEGIMFLADLPAAVGYDLGINLEVKEPASSPGVEQAIARMLAEHDDWLRLRETERVTVSSFDPAAVRKAADLGLPAWQLVGTDPDALLLDGLDPRTEGVVADHRSLTDDGAAAVWAAGLGLWVYTVNSPAATAAVLALGVDAVITDFPANLRATLGGTRGRSVEPAAG; this is translated from the coding sequence GTGGCAGACAAAACAGGACCGACGGCACTTCTCATTCCGCTGGTGGTGGGGCACCGCGGAAACAGCGGTTCGGCGCCGGAGAATACGGCAGCAGCATTCATCGAGGCCAGAGCCGCGGGGGCAGACATGGTCGAGACCGATGTGCGCCTGACGGCCGACGGCGAGCTCTTCCTTTTCCACGACAACACGGGCCTTCGTACTACTAACGTCGCGGAGGTGTATCCCCTGCGGGCAAAGGACCCGATCACCTCGTTTACGGCAGGAGAACTCCGGCGGCTCGACGCCGGAGGCCACGTTGCCGGCCAGTACGCAGGGGAGGGCATCATGTTCCTGGCAGACCTGCCGGCAGCGGTGGGCTATGACCTGGGCATCAATCTTGAGGTCAAGGAACCCGCCAGCTCACCCGGCGTTGAACAGGCCATCGCCCGGATGCTGGCTGAACACGATGACTGGCTGCGGCTGCGTGAAACCGAGCGGGTAACGGTCAGTTCCTTCGACCCGGCGGCTGTCCGCAAAGCAGCTGACCTGGGCCTGCCGGCATGGCAGCTGGTAGGCACCGATCCGGATGCCCTGCTCCTGGACGGGCTGGATCCTCGGACGGAGGGAGTGGTAGCCGACCATAGGTCCCTGACCGACGACGGCGCGGCCGCCGTGTGGGCGGCAGGCCTTGGCCTGTGGGTCTACACGGTTAACTCACCCGCAGCCACCGCGGCGGTCCTTGCACTGGGCGTTGACGCGGTGATTACCGATTTTCCGGCAAACCTGCGGGCAACCCTCGGCGGAACCCGGGGACGTTCGGTGGAACCTGCAGCCGGTTAG
- a CDS encoding DUF5996 family protein, with protein MDKNFLTYPDWQATADTLHLYLQVAGKVKLERSYPEPEWGHVRMPLTVQGIGTGIIPGPAANFEIYFNLRQHHVDVQNSNYIRTRLELSDGLSVADFYRQLMGALDFIGAPTTINTEPQEFYDPVPFDADTKHATYDKHAVELFLDNLHFAHRSLGQFFGPVRGKVFAPSYWFGTMDLSGTIFSGQPEPYPGSGVIAVNCFDERFCEFGFWPGDPSSTEPAFYVMPYPFLSNIGSYGTMLAPQKAEFLTRSSEFILTLKDAFSYDDPQRAVVDFCRTSFDILQRMDPWGDIEWITQPLTYD; from the coding sequence ATGGACAAGAACTTCCTGACCTATCCGGACTGGCAGGCCACGGCCGACACGTTGCACCTGTACCTGCAGGTGGCAGGCAAGGTGAAGCTGGAACGCAGCTATCCGGAACCGGAATGGGGCCATGTACGGATGCCGCTCACGGTCCAGGGTATTGGTACCGGGATCATCCCCGGTCCCGCCGCAAACTTCGAGATTTACTTCAACCTGCGCCAGCACCACGTGGACGTACAGAACAGCAACTACATCCGTACCCGGCTGGAACTCAGTGACGGTCTGAGCGTGGCGGATTTCTACCGCCAGCTAATGGGGGCACTGGATTTCATCGGTGCGCCAACCACCATCAACACCGAGCCGCAGGAATTCTATGACCCGGTGCCGTTCGACGCCGACACCAAGCACGCCACTTACGACAAGCACGCGGTGGAGCTCTTCCTGGACAACCTGCACTTCGCACACCGCAGCCTTGGACAGTTCTTCGGGCCGGTGCGGGGAAAGGTCTTTGCGCCCTCGTACTGGTTCGGCACCATGGACCTCTCGGGGACCATTTTCAGCGGCCAGCCGGAGCCGTACCCGGGCAGTGGCGTAATAGCCGTGAACTGCTTTGACGAGAGGTTCTGCGAGTTCGGCTTCTGGCCGGGGGACCCGTCCTCCACAGAACCCGCGTTCTATGTGATGCCGTACCCGTTCCTCTCCAACATCGGCAGCTACGGGACCATGCTCGCCCCGCAGAAGGCCGAATTCCTCACTCGATCCAGCGAATTCATCCTGACGCTCAAGGACGCCTTCTCCTATGACGATCCGCAGCGGGCGGTAGTGGACTTCTGCCGCACCAGCTTCGACATCCTGCAGCGGATGGACCCCTGGGGAGACATTGAATGGATTACTCAGCCGCTGACCTATGACTGA
- a CDS encoding DUF3817 domain-containing protein encodes MSPRKLFRTLALAEAVTWTLLLIGMFAKYVLDFEALTPIFGGLHGFVFLAYGVVTLFVWANQKWPARTGILGLATTVIPWATIPFERSVDRRGMLAGGWRMAPGGEEPANGVDRIAALVLRRPIVAGIVALIAVAVVFSVLLRLGPPVQLG; translated from the coding sequence ATGTCTCCCCGCAAACTGTTCCGCACCCTCGCCCTGGCCGAAGCCGTGACCTGGACCCTGCTCCTTATCGGCATGTTCGCCAAATACGTGCTGGATTTCGAGGCCCTGACGCCGATCTTCGGCGGCCTGCACGGCTTCGTCTTCCTGGCCTACGGCGTTGTCACCCTGTTTGTCTGGGCCAACCAGAAGTGGCCGGCGCGCACCGGCATCCTCGGCCTGGCCACCACGGTGATCCCGTGGGCAACCATTCCCTTTGAGCGGTCAGTGGACCGCCGCGGGATGCTGGCCGGAGGCTGGCGGATGGCTCCCGGCGGCGAAGAGCCGGCCAACGGGGTGGACCGGATCGCCGCCCTCGTGCTGCGCCGCCCGATCGTCGCCGGGATCGTGGCCCTGATAGCCGTGGCCGTGGTCTTCAGCGTCCTGCTCCGCCTCGGCCCGCCCGTTCAGTTGGGGTAA
- a CDS encoding multidrug effflux MFS transporter, producing the protein MSDTPPKTGTRDRTTRRTSIKYILMLGALAALPAVTTDMYLPALPEVAEDLHTSAAAAQFTLSGTLLGAAVGQLVIGPFSDRFGRRLPLIIGIALHVVVSLLCFLAPNIGALIVLRLLQGFFNAAAGVVALAVVRDRFTGSSAAAMLSRLMLVIGLAPLLAPSIGQAVSGLWNWRAVFLALALIGVVLGAIVLKWMPETLPPERRRTKGGASTFSGFRVLLKDRQFLALATVPGLGMAVIMSYVVGSPFVFQDEYGLSPAQYAAVFAINGVGMVISAQLNAWLVGRYSPMGILRLAVLLLLGLTLLLPVIVLTGLGGVAGLVAGLWLVLAMHGFIASNSSVLALNNYGHMAGSAAALIGALQVGLAGIISPLVGILGGGAMAMVSVIIGCAVLIVLILATATTAYRGGGSNRPGRRRLRPEAEPAGAAGAES; encoded by the coding sequence GTGAGCGATACCCCGCCCAAGACCGGAACACGAGACCGCACCACACGCCGCACCAGCATTAAGTACATCCTGATGCTCGGCGCCCTGGCCGCACTGCCGGCCGTGACCACCGACATGTACCTTCCCGCGCTGCCGGAAGTTGCCGAGGACCTGCACACCAGTGCCGCCGCCGCCCAGTTCACCCTTTCCGGCACCCTGCTGGGTGCCGCCGTCGGGCAGCTGGTCATCGGTCCGTTCTCGGACCGCTTCGGCCGGCGGCTGCCGCTGATCATCGGCATTGCCCTGCACGTGGTGGTGTCGCTGCTGTGCTTCCTGGCTCCGAACATCGGCGCGCTGATTGTGCTGCGCCTGCTGCAGGGCTTCTTCAACGCCGCCGCGGGTGTGGTGGCCCTGGCCGTGGTCCGCGACCGGTTCACCGGATCCTCCGCAGCGGCCATGCTTTCCCGGCTGATGCTGGTCATCGGTCTAGCGCCGCTGCTGGCGCCCAGCATCGGGCAGGCCGTTTCGGGACTGTGGAACTGGCGGGCGGTGTTCCTGGCGCTGGCGCTGATCGGTGTTGTCCTCGGAGCGATTGTGCTGAAGTGGATGCCCGAAACGCTGCCGCCGGAGCGGCGCCGGACCAAGGGCGGTGCCAGTACGTTCAGCGGCTTCCGCGTCCTGCTGAAGGACCGGCAGTTCCTGGCCCTGGCCACCGTTCCCGGTCTGGGCATGGCCGTGATCATGAGTTACGTGGTGGGCTCACCGTTCGTCTTCCAGGACGAATACGGACTCAGTCCGGCACAGTACGCCGCAGTGTTCGCGATCAACGGCGTCGGTATGGTCATTTCCGCGCAGCTCAATGCCTGGCTCGTGGGGCGCTATTCCCCCATGGGGATCCTGCGGTTGGCTGTTCTCCTGCTGCTCGGACTGACCTTGCTGTTGCCGGTGATTGTGCTGACCGGACTTGGCGGTGTCGCGGGCCTGGTTGCAGGGCTGTGGCTGGTCCTGGCCATGCACGGCTTCATTGCCTCGAACTCCTCCGTGCTGGCCCTGAACAATTACGGGCACATGGCCGGCAGCGCAGCGGCACTGATCGGCGCGCTGCAGGTGGGCCTGGCCGGGATCATCAGCCCGCTGGTCGGCATTCTCGGCGGCGGAGCCATGGCCATGGTTTCGGTCATCATCGGCTGTGCCGTGCTGATTGTCCTGATTCTGGCCACAGCGACGACGGCGTACCGCGGCGGCGGCTCCAACCGTCCGGGCCGGCGTCGGCTGCGTCCGGAGGCCGAGCCGGCCGGGGCGGCTGGTGCGGAGTCCTAG
- a CDS encoding NAD-dependent epimerase/dehydratase family protein has translation MTVLIAGCGDLGTEAGLRFAAAGFSVLGWRRSPEKLPQEITGQAVDLAAGNLPRIPADTDVVVIAVAAGSRTEEAYRAAYVTGTSNVLDALERDGVQPHRILFVSSTAVYGDADGGEVDEETPASPVSATGAVIREAEQLLHARRPDAVVLRLSGIYGPGRTRLIDSVTSGTAVVPAGSQLTNRIHRDDAAAAIVHLTTRVSHPAPLYVGVDMEPGELAEVLGFLAAELGRELPPAGDTSSTRGGNRRLNNRRLLGTGFEFAYPTYREGYRAVLAGAGVRHP, from the coding sequence ATGACGGTCCTGATCGCCGGCTGCGGCGATCTGGGCACGGAAGCCGGCCTGCGGTTTGCTGCGGCCGGCTTTTCCGTGCTCGGCTGGCGCCGCTCCCCGGAGAAACTTCCACAGGAGATCACAGGGCAGGCCGTTGACCTGGCCGCCGGGAACCTGCCGCGCATTCCGGCGGACACCGACGTCGTGGTGATTGCGGTAGCCGCCGGCAGCCGCACCGAGGAGGCCTACCGTGCCGCCTACGTCACCGGCACTTCGAACGTCCTCGACGCCCTGGAACGTGACGGCGTGCAGCCGCACCGGATCCTGTTCGTCTCCTCGACTGCGGTGTACGGTGACGCCGACGGCGGCGAGGTGGACGAGGAAACTCCGGCTTCCCCGGTGTCGGCCACCGGAGCCGTCATTCGGGAAGCCGAGCAGCTGCTGCACGCACGTCGCCCCGACGCGGTGGTGCTGCGGCTGTCCGGCATTTACGGCCCGGGCCGCACCCGCCTGATCGATTCCGTGACGTCCGGAACCGCCGTCGTACCGGCCGGAAGCCAGCTGACCAACCGCATCCACCGCGATGATGCAGCCGCGGCCATCGTGCATCTGACCACCCGGGTTTCGCATCCCGCTCCGCTCTATGTTGGAGTGGATATGGAGCCGGGGGAGCTGGCCGAGGTGCTCGGTTTCCTGGCTGCCGAACTCGGCCGGGAACTGCCGCCGGCGGGCGACACATCCAGCACCCGCGGCGGCAACCGCAGGCTTAACAACCGGCGGCTGTTGGGAACCGGATTCGAGTTTGCGTACCCCACTTACCGGGAAGGCTACCGGGCTGTTTTGGCCGGAGCCGGTGTCCGGCACCCTTAG
- a CDS encoding type 1 glutamine amidotransferase domain-containing protein produces the protein MANILMVVSAADSLTMKDGSEHPTGYWAEELVESHRVLREAGHTVRIATPGGVKPTVDQVSLAPESAGSPEKAAAFTQYISYIDAELSSPLVLADADVSEYDAVVMPGGHGPMADLAFDKDMGRILIEADAAGKIIAPFCHGPAGLLAAETEDGKFIFAGRKLTVFTDEEELNGGTGENTPWFVEEVLRTKGAEIETGPAWTSYVVRDRNLISGQNPQSSEDVAKAVISALAE, from the coding sequence ATGGCAAATATCCTGATGGTTGTATCCGCAGCAGACTCCCTCACCATGAAGGACGGCAGCGAACACCCCACCGGCTACTGGGCCGAAGAACTGGTTGAATCCCACCGCGTGCTGCGCGAGGCCGGACACACCGTCCGCATCGCCACCCCCGGCGGCGTGAAGCCCACCGTGGATCAGGTGTCCCTGGCCCCCGAGTCCGCGGGCAGCCCGGAAAAGGCCGCCGCTTTCACCCAGTACATCTCCTACATCGACGCGGAGCTCTCCTCCCCGCTGGTGCTCGCCGATGCCGACGTGTCGGAGTACGACGCCGTGGTGATGCCGGGCGGGCACGGTCCCATGGCGGACCTGGCGTTCGACAAGGACATGGGCCGGATCCTCATTGAGGCGGACGCCGCGGGCAAGATCATTGCCCCGTTCTGCCACGGCCCGGCCGGCCTGCTGGCCGCCGAGACCGAAGACGGCAAGTTCATCTTTGCCGGCCGCAAGCTCACCGTCTTCACCGACGAGGAAGAGCTGAACGGCGGCACCGGCGAGAACACCCCCTGGTTCGTGGAGGAAGTGCTGCGGACCAAGGGTGCCGAGATCGAAACCGGTCCTGCCTGGACCAGCTACGTGGTCCGCGACCGGAACCTGATCTCCGGCCAGAACCCCCAGTCCAGCGAGGATGTGGCCAAGGCCGTCATCTCCGCCCTGGCTGAGTAG
- a CDS encoding aldo/keto reductase: protein MTDTTENSPALSPTIDLKDLGTVHRLGFGAMRIVGPGVWGEPESRGTAVDVVRRAVELGVDFIDTADSYGPNISEEIIAEAIYPYPEGVRIATKVGFVRTGPDVWVPVGRPEYLRQQTELALRKLKVDSLDLLQLHRIDPKVDPEEQFAVLRDLQQEGKVKALGLSQVSVAELEAASKFFTVSTVQNRYNLTDRSSEDVLKYAEDNGIGFIPWAPISAGELAQPGGPVDEAAKRLNASTSQVALAWLLRRSPMMMPIPGTGSISHLEDNLGAADISLDDATFAELDAAGAAAAPAK from the coding sequence ATGACTGATACGACGGAAAACTCTCCCGCCCTGTCCCCCACCATCGACCTCAAGGATCTCGGCACCGTTCACCGCCTGGGCTTCGGGGCGATGCGCATAGTCGGACCGGGTGTCTGGGGCGAACCGGAAAGCCGCGGAACCGCCGTCGATGTGGTGCGCCGCGCCGTCGAGCTGGGCGTCGACTTCATCGACACAGCCGACTCCTACGGACCGAACATCAGCGAAGAAATCATCGCCGAGGCGATCTACCCGTACCCCGAGGGCGTCCGCATCGCCACCAAGGTCGGCTTCGTCCGTACCGGCCCGGACGTCTGGGTGCCGGTGGGCCGCCCCGAGTACCTGCGCCAGCAGACCGAACTCGCGCTGCGCAAGCTGAAGGTCGATTCCCTGGACCTGCTGCAGCTGCACCGCATCGACCCCAAGGTCGATCCCGAAGAGCAGTTCGCGGTGCTGCGCGACCTCCAGCAGGAGGGCAAGGTGAAGGCCCTCGGTCTGTCCCAGGTCTCCGTTGCCGAGCTGGAAGCCGCGTCGAAGTTCTTCACCGTCTCCACCGTGCAGAACCGCTACAACCTCACCGACCGTTCCTCCGAGGACGTGCTGAAGTACGCCGAGGACAACGGCATCGGCTTCATCCCGTGGGCCCCGATCTCCGCCGGCGAGCTGGCCCAGCCGGGTGGCCCCGTGGACGAGGCCGCCAAGCGCCTGAACGCCAGCACCTCCCAGGTTGCCTTGGCCTGGCTGCTGCGCCGCTCCCCCATGATGATGCCGATCCCGGGTACGGGCTCCATCAGCCACCTCGAGGACAACCTGGGTGCAGCAGACATCTCACTCGACGACGCCACCTTCGCTGAGCTGGACGCCGCCGGCGCCGCCGCAGCACCGGCCAAGTAA